Proteins co-encoded in one Brassica rapa cultivar Chiifu-401-42 chromosome A02, CAAS_Brap_v3.01, whole genome shotgun sequence genomic window:
- the LOC103853391 gene encoding kunitz trypsin inhibitor 4-like, with translation MCMYKLIKSNHMNSHFLHPVTNKSSQPHKLQKKKMTPMFYFLLVSTAVLAATAKAGEPVVDTDGNLISNGSYYAVPVSHYEGALTLASGGANPCPLYVGPELSRRNKGLPLRFSNWGSGARFVPESENLNIKMDLPPTICGQSSYWWLTETEIKGWLFIAAGPKPETGKDSSKSFFQIKKAGGVLRGYKFVYCGGDKSCYEFGMVVDRYGYSRLAPSKSNLPFRFVFVKAD, from the coding sequence ATGTGCATGTATAAACTGATAAAAAGCAACCACATGAACTCACATTTTCTTCATCCAGTAACAAACAAATCTAGTCAACCACAtaaactccaaaaaaaaaagatgactcCTATGTTTTACTTCCTTCTTGTCTCAACCGCTGTTTTGGCCGCCACAGCAAAGGCGGGCGAACCAGTTGTCGACACTGATGGTAACCTCATATCCAATGGCAGTTACTACGCTGTCCCAGTCTCCCACTATGAAGGTGCCCTGACTCTCGCCTCCGGTGGTGCCAACCCATGTCCCCTTTATGTCGGACCGGAATTATCAAGGAGGAACAAGGGCCTTCCCCTAAGATTCTCAAACTGGGGTTCTGGAGCTAGGTTCGTTCCCGAATCAGAGAACCTCAACATCAAGATGGACCTCCCACCTACGATCTGCGGTCAGTCATCCTATTGGTGGCTCACTGAGACTGAGATTAAAGGATGGCTGTTCATAGCAGCTGGTCCTAAGCCAGAAACTGGAAAAGATTCGTCCAAGAGTTTCTTCCAGATCAAGAAAGCTGGAGGTGTACTTCGCGGTTACAAGTTTGTGTATTGTGGTGGCGATAAGAGCTGCTACGAATTCGGAATGGTTGTGGACAGATATGGCTATAGCCGTTTGGCTCCATCCAAATCCAATCTGCCATTCCGCTTTGTGTTCGTGAAAGCTGACTAG